In Cytophagia bacterium CHB2, the following are encoded in one genomic region:
- a CDS encoding O-antigen ligase family protein, with translation MRPTISTAMIAPDRDNASKYLRWLASGTLLLVYASVAYRLASFPNQWLGALIALCIGVIAILVIGQRHLALLTALVVAIPLVGFDFSLYFNQKLGGDYRIAMSLLDLALLGLWFKYMLTVPREQRQPLQPRALKWFMIGLFLLAALSLNVAKEADRTLFELLRFFRMMMLVWITAKSVPNPAALKHLVMVLFAMTILESFLSFGQKFSGGQLGITLLGEPDKVLSQELNTGDTAIRPGGTFGHANQFARFLGLVLPLALAVTIAAQNKKYRLLSSATLVIGGGALVATLSRGAWIGVVLGSGLVFAIMIMQSALRARALQSLKLIALLVIPFVLINIGTFIARFTSADEGSFATREPMARIAMKIIQDHPWGIGYGNYRLWLPRYGDPAVPFTFQAKVHNMYLLVAAELGVASLLVLLGLFSLVFYYGFTLAKNAAPDSAMVAAGLIGGLLAFMIHCLVDYEEIGRVPILWFYVALICAITRLHQKSSGIQNTTPCTVILGKN, from the coding sequence ATGCGCCCCACGATCTCAACAGCCATGATTGCGCCCGATCGCGACAATGCTTCAAAATACCTGCGCTGGCTTGCCAGTGGAACATTGCTTTTGGTTTATGCCTCTGTCGCTTACCGCCTTGCGAGTTTTCCGAATCAATGGTTGGGCGCGCTCATCGCGCTCTGCATCGGCGTCATCGCGATACTGGTAATCGGCCAGCGGCATTTGGCCTTATTAACGGCCTTGGTGGTCGCGATTCCGCTGGTGGGTTTTGATTTTAGCCTCTACTTCAATCAAAAACTCGGCGGTGACTATCGCATTGCCATGAGCTTGTTGGATCTTGCGCTACTCGGCTTATGGTTTAAATACATGCTCACTGTTCCGCGCGAGCAGCGCCAGCCCCTTCAGCCGCGCGCCTTGAAATGGTTCATGATCGGATTATTCCTGCTCGCGGCGCTCTCCTTGAATGTTGCAAAAGAGGCCGACCGCACATTATTCGAGCTTCTCCGTTTTTTTCGCATGATGATGCTCGTTTGGATTACGGCGAAAAGCGTCCCGAATCCGGCCGCACTCAAACATCTGGTCATGGTCTTATTCGCCATGACGATACTCGAAAGCTTTTTGAGTTTCGGACAAAAATTCTCCGGCGGCCAGTTGGGCATTACTCTGCTCGGCGAACCCGACAAGGTATTATCACAAGAATTGAACACCGGCGATACCGCTATTCGTCCTGGTGGAACCTTCGGCCATGCCAATCAATTCGCGCGCTTTCTCGGGCTGGTGCTGCCGCTTGCCCTGGCCGTCACGATTGCGGCGCAGAATAAAAAATATCGCCTGCTTTCGAGCGCGACGCTGGTGATTGGCGGCGGCGCTTTGGTGGCCACGCTCTCGCGCGGCGCATGGATTGGCGTCGTCCTGGGAAGCGGACTTGTTTTTGCGATCATGATCATGCAATCGGCGCTGCGCGCAAGAGCGCTGCAAAGTCTGAAGCTTATCGCGCTGCTCGTTATTCCCTTCGTTTTGATTAATATCGGCACCTTCATCGCGCGGTTTACCAGCGCCGATGAAGGCTCCTTCGCCACACGCGAGCCGATGGCGCGTATTGCCATGAAAATCATCCAGGATCATCCGTGGGGAATCGGTTACGGCAATTATCGCCTGTGGCTGCCACGGTATGGCGACCCGGCAGTGCCGTTTACCTTTCAAGCCAAAGTTCACAATATGTATCTCTTAGTTGCCGCCGAACTGGGAGTGGCGAGCTTGCTGGTGCTGCTGGGGCTGTTTTCCCTGGTATTTTATTATGGCTTCACGTTGGCGAAAAATGCCGCTCCCGATTCGGCCATGGTGGCCGCCGGGCTGATCGGCGGCTTGCTTGCCTTCATGATTCATTGCCTGGTCGACTACGAAGAAATCGGCCGTGTCCCGATCTTGTGGTTTTATGTCGCCCTAATATGCGCCATCACACGCCTTCATCAAAAAAGCAGTGGTATTCAAAACACCACGCCATGTACAGTAATTCTAGGAAAGAATTGA